The region TTCATAGACATAAGCCTTAAGTCTGCTTAGAGCAATATCATTTTCAATCCTGCAGCTATTCTCATCACTTAAGTTGATTTTAAATGATTCTTTTGTGTAATCACCGTACTTAAACTTTGAATACTCCGGAATTTTTGCAATCTCATCCAATATCGTTTTAAGCATTCTAAATACTTGTTCAGCAATCTCTTCATCAAGACGTCCGATGTTTTCAATCGATGTTTCTAAATTTCGAATAGTCGTATTGATGCTATCAGAAGTCTGTAAAAGGAGTTTTACAAGCAATATTGTTTCTTCAAACGTCCGCTTATTGGTAAGGTATTCTTTGAGCTTAAGCTTAAGCTGCTCGTTGATAATAAGCTTATGGAGCATGGCGTCTAGCTTTTTTATCTCTGCATTTATTCGACTAATTGCCTTATCATACTCTGCTTTCACTTTTGCGTAGCTTTTTTGCATTTCACTATAAGAAAGCATGAAATCTGATTTTATAGCGGTTTGCCAATTCAATGCATTTGTGTCACAAAAAACTTTGAACTGACCCAGTTCATTCGTATATAGATTACGCTCCGCAGTTATGTCATTCATTGTTTTTCTAATAGTTTCAATTTGATCATTAACCTTCAATAGCTCTTTATGACTTTCTCTCTCCAAGCTAGATAATTGCTGCGCATCAAGAGCTTTGAATTTATCAAAGTACACTGTAATCTTATTTTCTAGTTTTTCGTAATCCCTTTTGCAGGCGATCAGTTCAGCTTTGACATTGTTTCTTTCTTCTTCAAATCCGGATTTCTTTTTATTCAAGTCTTCAATTTTCAGATCAATAACCCTAAACTCTTCTGGAGCAACCTTTTGCACATAATTAAGTGCGTAGACTTCCGAAAAGTCTATCTGCCCGAACCTATGGTCTTCTCGGATATCTTGCATCAATTTATTCAGTTTGGCTTGCCTTCCAACCAGCTCTTCATAATTCTGTGCCTTTTCATCGAAAGCATACTTTGCTGCTAAAAACTTGCTGTAGAGATTGGCTATATCCGCTTCCTCTAATATGCCAAAGCTTTCATCCTTATAACCTTTCGATCCCTCTACATAGTCACGATATAGGCGGATATTTTCTTTAAATCTTTCAATGGTCTTTTCAAGATGACCCTTTTCCTTTTGGGCAAGGTTAAGATCAGCATTGTTGTTGTCAATTTCATATTCTAAACTTGACTTCTCATCAATGATATCTTTAATTCGAGCAGCAATTTCACTAATCTCGTTAGTTAATTTTATTTTGGAAATGAGTAGTTGCTGCTTTTCATTTACCTCTGTATTTTCGTATTCAAGCTTCTGAAGCTTATCCTTTAGTTCCTCTGCTTTAAGCTCTAATGTTCGAATGTACTGCTCCTGCTGCAGCTTTGTCGCCGTCGATGCAGAAATTTCTTTTTCCAATTTACTTACAGATTCTAAATATTTTTCGACTGTTTGTAAGGGATACTTATACATATGGGCGCTTAACAAAGCAATCTGTGTTTCAATCATTTCCTTTTCTGAAGTCAGAGCAGTTTGCTTTTCTGATAATTTATTGATTTCTTTACATCTCGATTCAATTGCCACTTCTGGATTGAGAAGATTTCTATAATACTCTCCATCACGGGTAAGCAGAAACAGTGAATTAAATTGAAATTCTTCCTCAAATTTCTTTATAGCGGACCAAGGCATTAACACCAAGTTTTCTTGAGCTACCGTTATACTTACGGTTTTCTTACCCTCTGAAACACGCTTATAGTCATCATCTGCAACTATCAAGACCTCAGCAAAGCCCGGAAATCTATCAAGTATTTTTCTGGATTTCTCTTCATCCAATTCTTTCAAAATATCAGATCCAAATTTCGCATATTTCCAGTCGCCTTTAATGGCATTTAAAGCATCATACTTTGATCTCGCTCTTAGGAACCCATAGTCTTCGAGTATTTTAATTTCATCATTTAACTGCTCTATAGATTTGTTGATATCAATCGATCTTGAAGCATGGCTTTCAACCTGTTTTTTAAACTGGCCACAAATTTCTTCGATATCACTCTCTTGAGCGGATGTCTTCGTCCTAATGTCTTTGAGAGAGTTTCTGTATGCTTCCACCCATTCATTTTTCTCTGAGAGTTGACTTTTTCGTTCACCGATGATTGTCTCAGTATTGGTTACATCACCTTTGGCTTCTATTTGATCTTCTTTGTTCTTATTGATTGCTTCAGATGTGCCTTTCAATTCAGAAGCAACACTTATTTTAAGCGCTTCAAGGCATTTTAGTTCTTCTTCATCCAACAACGAATTACTGTAATTAGGGTATTCTCTAAGTTCCTTGTCGATATCTGATAAAGAGCGTTCCAAGCTGTACTTCTGGTCATTTGCATTTGCGATATTCGACGAACATTGATTTAACCGTTCTCCCAACACACCTTCTGTTTTCTTTAGGTTATCTAATTTCTCATTTTCTTGTGCCAGTCGCGTCTTATTCGAGTCAAGCTGAATCTCCAAATTGTCGATTTCTTTTTCTGCAATCATATAGATTGTATTGGCATACTCTGCTGTGATCTTTTTCTCGTCATAGTGTGCGCTCGTTAATTTCTCCAATCTTTCGTCGATCCCATTTTTTTCAGACTCATGTTGCTTGTAATCAATAGTCAAATTAATAGTCTCAAGTTTGGTCTTTTCTTGCTGCATATTTTCTATTTCAGTATTTTGTTGATTCACGATCTCTATTTTATTAGCAAGCGTCTTGTTTAGTTTTTCAAGTTCTATCTGAAGCTTACGAATTTCAATATTTTCAATGTCTTTCTCGAAATTACTTTTCAGAACATAAAGTCCAACATGTTCAGCTTCCAATCCCCTCGAGCGCTCTTCCATTTGCCTGAGAGCAAATACATATGCCGCAGCTTGCTTAGGGTATTCTTTCAAATGAGTATCATACTCCTCAAGAGCATTTACTCTCCCATTCACAAATTCAATAAAGGCGGCAATTTCCCCTCTTAACCGTTCATACTCTGCTTTATCAGCTTGAAATTTATTAAGTTCATTCAGACTTTGTGATTTTTCAAAAAGCGATTCCGCGAGTTGAGATGATCGATCCACTTTTTCCAGATTCATTACGAATGCTCTAGCATCAAGAGCTTTTTCTGTATTTGGAACAATAAAATTCATCAGCAGGTCCTTGGGGCGCTTGCATTTTTCTTCAAAAAACTGCTTAATGTAGTTTTCGTCTTTGTTGATTTCTCTCAAGAATTCAAATACTTCTGAGTTGATTCCAAATTTCTTTAACTCCTGATAGTACCGACTCTTCTCATTTTCAAATGTTTGTATGACAAAATAGCGACCGTGCTTATCGCTTCTCATTTTTGCCTGCAAAAAGTCCTTTATACTTTTATAGTTTGCAGGTGTTATCCTGTCACCGTCCTCTTTGCACAATGGCAATGTTTCAATTGATAACGAATCTGCCGCTAAATTATTGCCGGCAATGATGTAATTCATATATTTGAGTCCCAAGTCGGAGTTATCTACTGCATCCGAGGCTTCATCACTATTTCTTGGCTCAGCCATAGCAGCAAACCCAAGATAGATATTGTTGAACTGGTGTCCTTCAATACTAAAATGAGATAACGAATGCACTGTTGATCCCAGTGTTACCCCTGAAAACAAATTAAGAACTTGGTTTTTATCAGAAAAAAATGAATTAGGCAAAACAGTTTGAAACAGCATCTGTGCTGCAAGAGTTTTGCCTCCACCATTTTTCATATCAAGCAGAGCATTTTTGCCATCAATAAAGAAATACTCGTTTGGATACACAATCGAGTTATGATTAGCATGAACATTTACCAACCTAAAACCCTCTAATTTTGCCATATTTCTCCCTTCCTTCTCTAAAAACGCATTATCTTCGATTTATTCAGTAATCAGGTTATCAAGGTAATTGTATATTTCAGCTTGAATTTCATCTGCATTGTAAGCGTTCAAAATTGTAGCTTTGAAGCGGTCTGTAATGTAAATTACTTTGTCTCCATTCAAGTCGACCATCTTAATCAGTTCTTGATTTTCCATAAAGCGAAGCGTTGTATTAAGCAGTTGGATTTTTGATGATTTCCCATATTCCTTCCTACTATCCCCTTCGCCTTTATCAAGCCTTACTCTGGGCAGATCAGACCATTTCTTTACGACAACTTCAAAATTGTATGATTTCTCGTATGAGATTTCATCGAGATTAACTTGTTCTCTCAGGATTTCTACCTTTTTATCAACAATATCCATCAGGTCGTTACTTTTCATGAATGGCTTCATTGCTGAGGGGCTTGCTTCTGGGAAAA is a window of [Clostridium] saccharolyticum WM1 DNA encoding:
- a CDS encoding coiled-coil domain-containing protein; translated protein: MAKLEGFRLVNVHANHNSIVYPNEYFFIDGKNALLDMKNGGGKTLAAQMLFQTVLPNSFFSDKNQVLNLFSGVTLGSTVHSLSHFSIEGHQFNNIYLGFAAMAEPRNSDEASDAVDNSDLGLKYMNYIIAGNNLAADSLSIETLPLCKEDGDRITPANYKSIKDFLQAKMRSDKHGRYFVIQTFENEKSRYYQELKKFGINSEVFEFLREINKDENYIKQFFEEKCKRPKDLLMNFIVPNTEKALDARAFVMNLEKVDRSSQLAESLFEKSQSLNELNKFQADKAEYERLRGEIAAFIEFVNGRVNALEEYDTHLKEYPKQAAAYVFALRQMEERSRGLEAEHVGLYVLKSNFEKDIENIEIRKLQIELEKLNKTLANKIEIVNQQNTEIENMQQEKTKLETINLTIDYKQHESEKNGIDERLEKLTSAHYDEKKITAEYANTIYMIAEKEIDNLEIQLDSNKTRLAQENEKLDNLKKTEGVLGERLNQCSSNIANANDQKYSLERSLSDIDKELREYPNYSNSLLDEEELKCLEALKISVASELKGTSEAINKNKEDQIEAKGDVTNTETIIGERKSQLSEKNEWVEAYRNSLKDIRTKTSAQESDIEEICGQFKKQVESHASRSIDINKSIEQLNDEIKILEDYGFLRARSKYDALNAIKGDWKYAKFGSDILKELDEEKSRKILDRFPGFAEVLIVADDDYKRVSEGKKTVSITVAQENLVLMPWSAIKKFEEEFQFNSLFLLTRDGEYYRNLLNPEVAIESRCKEINKLSEKQTALTSEKEMIETQIALLSAHMYKYPLQTVEKYLESVSKLEKEISASTATKLQQEQYIRTLELKAEELKDKLQKLEYENTEVNEKQQLLISKIKLTNEISEIAARIKDIIDEKSSLEYEIDNNNADLNLAQKEKGHLEKTIERFKENIRLYRDYVEGSKGYKDESFGILEEADIANLYSKFLAAKYAFDEKAQNYEELVGRQAKLNKLMQDIREDHRFGQIDFSEVYALNYVQKVAPEEFRVIDLKIEDLNKKKSGFEEERNNVKAELIACKRDYEKLENKITVYFDKFKALDAQQLSSLERESHKELLKVNDQIETIRKTMNDITAERNLYTNELGQFKVFCDTNALNWQTAIKSDFMLSYSEMQKSYAKVKAEYDKAISRINAEIKKLDAMLHKLIINEQLKLKLKEYLTNKRTFEETILLVKLLLQTSDSINTTIRNLETSIENIGRLDEEIAEQVFRMLKTILDEIAKIPEYSKFKYGDYTKESFKINLSDENSCRIENDIALSRLKAYVYELAYSVQNDGMTKKEIKNRLSINNIIQYGIDFDKLNIQILKIEQEKPKYYSWGRLSASSGQSYVTYVMFAITMVKYFNNVTVINDKMKAPIFMFLDNPFASASSIELWEPVRRFLDKSNAQLLCVAHNVPSSAQILFDKHMIIEQTKNAKGQFINTIRNEKTESKEIIQMRLFDHLEID
- a CDS encoding DUF6063 family protein, giving the protein MAKNIDTVGNALKVLIEKGSLSRDEFPIIHESIINDGDTLSDLENLCQTMGLFLNEKAGTFYISPIPGVKTFGYTNEEMRKEFGYSFNNEDLYTALFIIANVITEFFPEASPSAMKPFMKSNDLMDIVDKKVEILREQVNLDEISYEKSYNFEVVVKKWSDLPRVRLDKGEGDSRKEYGKSSKIQLLNTTLRFMENQELIKMVDLNGDKVIYITDRFKATILNAYNADEIQAEIYNYLDNLITE